One window of Ailuropoda melanoleuca isolate Jingjing chromosome 3, ASM200744v2, whole genome shotgun sequence genomic DNA carries:
- the LOC100466380 gene encoding protocadherin gamma-A10 isoform X6: protein MAVKRNRSHRTALVLLCLFLGPPWEAEAGQIRYSVPEELEKGSFVGNISKDLGLEPRELAERGVRIVSRGRTQLFALNPRSGSLVTAGRIDREELCAQSTRCLVNFNILVEDRVKLFGIEIEVTDINDNAPKFPTENVDVKINENVAPGTRFPLLEAVDPDVGVNSLQSYQLSSNKHFSLAVQSHANGVKYPELVLEHALDREEEAVHHLVLTALDGGDPFLSGTVLISVTVFDANDNAPVFTLPEYRVSVLENLPVGTQLLTVTATDRDEGANGEVTYSFRKSPDMQLFKFQLNKNTGEIKLSENLDYEETDFYELEIQAEDGGAYLAMAKVLITVEDVNDNSPEVTITSLFSPLMEDSPLGTVIALLNVHDPDSGQNGQVTCSMSENLPFKLEKSIDGYYRLVTHRTLDREQVSSYNITVTARDGGNPPLLTETHFTLQVADINDNPPTFSHSSYFTYILENNPRGASIFSVTALDPDSKENAQVIYSLAEDTFQEAPLSSYISINSDTGVLYALRSFDYEQFRNLQIQVIATDSGDPPLSSNVSLSIFVLDQNDNAPEILYPALPTDGSTGVELAPRSAEPGYLVTKVVAVDRDSGQNAWLSYRLLKASEPGLFAVGLHTGEVRTARALLDRDALKQSLVVAVQDHGQPPLSATVTLTVAVADSIPDVLADLGSIRTPGDPDDSDLTLYLVVAVAAVSCVFLAFVIVLLALRLRRWHASRLLQASGGGLVGVPASHFVGVDGVRAFLQTYSQEVSLTADSRGSHVIFPQPNYADTLISQESCEKKDPLSLLDDSKFPVEDTLLVPILEDSHPGMVVALFKTQDQDSGQNGEVTCNLSRDIPFKIHSSSNNYYKLVTDGPLDREQTPEYNVTITATDRGEPPLSSSITITLHITDVNDNAPVFHQASYMVHVAENNPPGASIAQVSASDPDLGPNGRVSYSIVASDLEPRALASYVSVSAQSGVVFAQRAFDHEQLRAFELTLQARDQGSPALSANVSLRVLVDDRNDNAPRVLYPALGPDGSALFDTVPRAAQPGYLVTKVVAVDADSGHNAWLSYHVLQASEPGLFSLGLRTGEVRTARALGDRDAARQRLLVAVRDGGQPPLSATATLLLVFADSLQEVLPDVSDRPAPSDPQAELQFYLVVALALISVLFLLAVILAVALRLRNSSSPAARACFGSALCSKSGPEIPPNYSEGTLPYAYNLCVPGDQTNPEFNFLTSVDHFPATQDILNKDSPSGLLTSILIPNAETDKKTFKQCYKYV from the exons ATGGCTGTGAAAAGGAACCGCTCCCACCGCACAGCGCTGGTTCTGCTCTGTCTTTTTCTCGGTCCGCCATGGGAGGCTGAAGCCGGGCAGATCCGCTACTCCGTTCCTGAGGAGCTGGAGAAAGGCTCTTTCGTGGGCAACATCTCCAAGGACCTGGGGCTGGAGCCCCGGGAGCTGGCAGAGCGCGGAGTCCGCATCGTCTCCAGAGGTAGGACGCAGCTTTTTGCTTTGAACCCTCGAAGCGGCAGCTTGGTCACCGCAGGTAGGATAGACCGGGAGGAGCTCTGTGCCCAGAGTACGCGGTGTCTGGTGAATTTTAACATTCTGGTGGAAGATAGGGTGAAACTTTTTGGGATAGAAATAGAAGTAACTGATATCAACGATAATGCCCCAAAATTCCCAACAGAAAATGTAGAcgtaaaaattaatgaaaacgtAGCTCCAGGAACGCGTTTTCCTCTCCTGGAAGCTGTTGATCCGGATGTGGGTGTGAACTCCCTCCAAAGCTACCAGCTTAGCTCCAATAAGCACTTCTCCTTAGCAGTTCAAAGTCATGCCAATGGAGTCAAATACCCGGAGCTGGTGCTGGAGCACGCCCTGGATCGGGAGGAAGAGGCTGTGCACCACCTTGTCCTCACGGCCTTGGACGGGGGCGACCCTTTCCTATCTGGTACAGTTCTCATCAGTGTGACTGTCTTCGATGCAAATGACAATGCACCGGTCTTCACATTGCCAGAATATCGAGTGAGTGTTCTGGAGAACTTGCCTGTGGGCACACAGCTGCTAACAGTCACTGCCACAGACAGGGATGAAGGAGCCAATGGAGAAGTAACATATTCGTTCCGAAAATCACCTGACATGCAATTGTTTAAGTTCCAACTAAACAAAAatactggagaaataaaattatcagaaaatCTAGATTATGAAGAAACAGATTTCTATGAATTAGAAATACAAGCAGAAGATGGAGGAGCATATCTTGCAATGGCAAAAGTATTGATTACAGTAGAAGATGTAAATGACAACAGTCCAGAGGTGACCATCACATCTCTGTTTAGTCCCCTGATGGAAGACTCACCTCTGGGGACTGTTATAGCCCTTTTAAACGTGCATGATCCAGACTCTGGGCAGAATGGACAGGTCACTTGTTCCATGTCAGAGAATCTACCATTTAAGTTAGAAAAATCCATCGATGGTTATTATAGACTGGTGACACACAGAACCCTTGACAGGGAACAGGTATCCTCATACAATATTACAGTGACAGCCAGAGATGGAGGAAATCCACCCCTATTAACGGAAACTCACTTCACCCTGCAAGTGGCAGATATTAATGATAACCCACCCACCTTTTCCCACAGCTCTTACTTCACCTATATCTTGGAGAACAACCCTAGAGGTGCCTCCATCTTCTCCGTGACTGCCCTAGACCCAGACAGCAAAGAGAATGCTCAGGTTATTTACTCCCTAGCTGAAGACACTTTCCAGGAAGCACCTCTATCCTCCTACATCTCCATAAACTCTGACACAGGAGTCCTGTATGCACTTCGATCCTTTGACTACGAACAGTTtcgtaatctacagattcaggtGATTGCCACTGACAGTGGGGACCCTCCACTCAGCAGCAATGTGTCATTGAGCATATTTGTGCTGGACCAGAATGACAATGCACCAGAGATCCTGTACCCCGCCCTCCCCACTGACGGCTCCACCGGCGTGGAGCTGGCACCCCGATCCGCAGAGCCCGGCTACCTGGTCACCAAGGTGGTGGCAGTGGACAGAGACTCTGGCCAGAACGCCTGGCTGTCCTACCGCCTGCTCAAGGCCAGCGAGCCAGGGCTCTTCGCGGTGGGGCTGCACACGGGCGAGGTGCGCACGGCGCGGGCCCTGCTGGACAGAGACGCGCTCAAGCAGAGCCTGGTGGTGGCGGTGCAGGACCACGGCCAGCCCCCTCTCTCGGCCACCGTCACGCTCACCGTGGCCGTGGCCGACAGCATCCCGGACGTCCTGGCCGATCTGGGCAGCATCAGGACCCCCGGCGACCCAGACGATTCGGACCTCACGCTCTACCTGGTGGTGGCGGTGGCCGCAGTGTCCTGCGTCTTCCTCGCCTTTGTCATCGTGTTGCTGGCGCTCAGGCTGAGGCGCTGGCACGCGTCGCGCCTGCTCCAGGCTTCAGGAGGCGGGCTGGTGGGCGTGCCGGCCTCGCACTTTGTGGGCGTGGACGGGGTGCGGGCTTTCCTGCAGACCTATTCTCAGGAGGTCTCGCTGACCGCGGATTCGCGGGGGAGTCACGTGATCTTCCCCCAGCCCAACTATGCGGACACGCTCATCAGCCAGGAGAGCTGTGAGAAAAAGGATCCTTTGTCTTTGTTAGATGATTCGAAGTTTCCTGTAGAAGATACCCTTTTGGTGCCA ATTTTGGAGGACTCCCATCCAGGAATGGTTGTGGCTCTCTTCAAAACACAGGACCAAGATTCTGGGCAAAATGGAGAAGTCACATGTAATTTAAGTAGAGATATTCCATTTAAGATTCATTCTTCATCTAATAATTACTACAAGCTGGTGACAGATGGACCCCTAGACCGAGAACAGACTCCGGAATACAATGTCACCATAACAGCCACTGATAGAGGCGAGCCGCCGCTCTCCTCCAGCATTACCATCACCCTGCACATCACCGATGTCAATGACAACGCGCCAGTTTTCCACCAGGCCTCCTACATGGTTCACGTGGCTGAGAACAACCCTCCGGGTGCCTCCATCGCCCAAGTCAGCGCCTCCGACCCCGACCTGGGGCCCAATGGCCGCGTGTCCTACTCCATCGTGGCCAGCGACCTGGAGCCACGGGCGCTGGCGTCCTACGTGTCCGTGAGCGCGCAGAGCGGCGTGGTGTTCGCGCAGCGCGCCTTCGACCACGAGCAGCTGCGCGCCTTCGAGCTGACCCTGCAGGCCCGCGACCAGGGCTCGCCGGCGCTCAGCGCCAACGTGAGCCTGCGCGTGTTGGTGGACGACCGCAACGACAACGCGCCGCGGGTGCTGTACCCGGCGCTGGGGCCCGACGGCTCGGCGCTCTTCGACACGGTGCCGCGCGCCGCGCAGCCCGGCTACCTGGTCACCAAGGTGGTGGCGGTGGACGCCGACTCGGGACACAATGCCTGGCTGTCGTACCACGTGCTGCAAGCCAGCGAGCCGGGACTCTTCAGCCTGGGGCTGCGCACGGGCGAGGTGCGCACGGCGCGTGCTTTGGGCGACAGGGACGCGGCCCGCCAGCGCCTGCTGGTCGCTGTGCGGGATGGGGGACAGCCGCCCCTCTCGGCCACAGCCACGCTGCTCCTGGTTTTCGCTGACAGTTTACAGGAGGTGCTTCCGGATGTCAGCGACCGGCCGGCGCCCTCTGACCCCCAGGCAGAGCTGCAGTTTTACCTGGTGGTGGCTTTGGCCTTGATTTCGGTGCTCTTCCTCCTCGCGGTGATTCTGGCGGTTGCTCTGCGCCTGCGAAACTCCTCCAGCCCCGCCGCAAGGGCCTGCTTTGGGTCTGCACTCTGCTCCAAGTCTGGACCCGAGATTCCCCCCAACTACAGTGAGGGAACATTGCCCTATGCCTATAATTTATGTGTGCCGGGGGATCAAACTAATCCGGAATTTAATTTTCTCACATCTGTTGATCATTTTCCAGCCACACAAGATATTCTTAACAAAGATAGCCCTTCAGGACTATTGACTAGCATTTTAATTCCTAATGCTGAAACAGATAAGAAGACTTTCAAACAG TGTTACAAATATGTGTAA
- the LOC100466380 gene encoding protocadherin gamma-A10 isoform X1: MAVKRNRSHRTALVLLCLFLGPPWEAEAGQIRYSVPEELEKGSFVGNISKDLGLEPRELAERGVRIVSRGRTQLFALNPRSGSLVTAGRIDREELCAQSTRCLVNFNILVEDRVKLFGIEIEVTDINDNAPKFPTENVDVKINENVAPGTRFPLLEAVDPDVGVNSLQSYQLSSNKHFSLAVQSHANGVKYPELVLEHALDREEEAVHHLVLTALDGGDPFLSGTVLISVTVFDANDNAPVFTLPEYRVSVLENLPVGTQLLTVTATDRDEGANGEVTYSFRKSPDMQLFKFQLNKNTGEIKLSENLDYEETDFYELEIQAEDGGAYLAMAKVLITVEDVNDNSPEVTITSLFSPLMEDSPLGTVIALLNVHDPDSGQNGQVTCSMSENLPFKLEKSIDGYYRLVTHRTLDREQVSSYNITVTARDGGNPPLLTETHFTLQVADINDNPPTFSHSSYFTYILENNPRGASIFSVTALDPDSKENAQVIYSLAEDTFQEAPLSSYISINSDTGVLYALRSFDYEQFRNLQIQVIATDSGDPPLSSNVSLSIFVLDQNDNAPEILYPALPTDGSTGVELAPRSAEPGYLVTKVVAVDRDSGQNAWLSYRLLKASEPGLFAVGLHTGEVRTARALLDRDALKQSLVVAVQDHGQPPLSATVTLTVAVADSIPDVLADLGSIRTPGDPDDSDLTLYLVVAVAAVSCVFLAFVIVLLALRLRRWHASRLLQASGGGLVGVPASHFVGVDGVRAFLQTYSQEVSLTADSRGSHVIFPQPNYADTLISQESCEKKDPLSLLDDSKFPVEDTLLVPILEDSHPGMVVALFKTQDQDSGQNGEVTCNLSRDIPFKIHSSSNNYYKLVTDGPLDREQTPEYNVTITATDRGEPPLSSSITITLHITDVNDNAPVFHQASYMVHVAENNPPGASIAQVSASDPDLGPNGRVSYSIVASDLEPRALASYVSVSAQSGVVFAQRAFDHEQLRAFELTLQARDQGSPALSANVSLRVLVDDRNDNAPRVLYPALGPDGSALFDTVPRAAQPGYLVTKVVAVDADSGHNAWLSYHVLQASEPGLFSLGLRTGEVRTARALGDRDAARQRLLVAVRDGGQPPLSATATLLLVFADSLQEVLPDVSDRPAPSDPQAELQFYLVVALALISVLFLLAVILAVALRLRNSSSPAARACFGSALCSKSGPEIPPNYSEGTLPYAYNLCVPGDQTNPEFNFLTSVDHFPATQDILNKDSPSGLLTSILIPNAETDKKTFKQQAPPNTDWRFSQAQRPGTSGSQNGDETGTWPNNQFDTEMLQAMILASASEAADGSSTLGGGAGTMGLSARYGPQFTLQHVPDYRQNVYIPGSNATLTNAAGKRDGKAPAGGNGNKKKSGKKEKK, from the exons ATGGCTGTGAAAAGGAACCGCTCCCACCGCACAGCGCTGGTTCTGCTCTGTCTTTTTCTCGGTCCGCCATGGGAGGCTGAAGCCGGGCAGATCCGCTACTCCGTTCCTGAGGAGCTGGAGAAAGGCTCTTTCGTGGGCAACATCTCCAAGGACCTGGGGCTGGAGCCCCGGGAGCTGGCAGAGCGCGGAGTCCGCATCGTCTCCAGAGGTAGGACGCAGCTTTTTGCTTTGAACCCTCGAAGCGGCAGCTTGGTCACCGCAGGTAGGATAGACCGGGAGGAGCTCTGTGCCCAGAGTACGCGGTGTCTGGTGAATTTTAACATTCTGGTGGAAGATAGGGTGAAACTTTTTGGGATAGAAATAGAAGTAACTGATATCAACGATAATGCCCCAAAATTCCCAACAGAAAATGTAGAcgtaaaaattaatgaaaacgtAGCTCCAGGAACGCGTTTTCCTCTCCTGGAAGCTGTTGATCCGGATGTGGGTGTGAACTCCCTCCAAAGCTACCAGCTTAGCTCCAATAAGCACTTCTCCTTAGCAGTTCAAAGTCATGCCAATGGAGTCAAATACCCGGAGCTGGTGCTGGAGCACGCCCTGGATCGGGAGGAAGAGGCTGTGCACCACCTTGTCCTCACGGCCTTGGACGGGGGCGACCCTTTCCTATCTGGTACAGTTCTCATCAGTGTGACTGTCTTCGATGCAAATGACAATGCACCGGTCTTCACATTGCCAGAATATCGAGTGAGTGTTCTGGAGAACTTGCCTGTGGGCACACAGCTGCTAACAGTCACTGCCACAGACAGGGATGAAGGAGCCAATGGAGAAGTAACATATTCGTTCCGAAAATCACCTGACATGCAATTGTTTAAGTTCCAACTAAACAAAAatactggagaaataaaattatcagaaaatCTAGATTATGAAGAAACAGATTTCTATGAATTAGAAATACAAGCAGAAGATGGAGGAGCATATCTTGCAATGGCAAAAGTATTGATTACAGTAGAAGATGTAAATGACAACAGTCCAGAGGTGACCATCACATCTCTGTTTAGTCCCCTGATGGAAGACTCACCTCTGGGGACTGTTATAGCCCTTTTAAACGTGCATGATCCAGACTCTGGGCAGAATGGACAGGTCACTTGTTCCATGTCAGAGAATCTACCATTTAAGTTAGAAAAATCCATCGATGGTTATTATAGACTGGTGACACACAGAACCCTTGACAGGGAACAGGTATCCTCATACAATATTACAGTGACAGCCAGAGATGGAGGAAATCCACCCCTATTAACGGAAACTCACTTCACCCTGCAAGTGGCAGATATTAATGATAACCCACCCACCTTTTCCCACAGCTCTTACTTCACCTATATCTTGGAGAACAACCCTAGAGGTGCCTCCATCTTCTCCGTGACTGCCCTAGACCCAGACAGCAAAGAGAATGCTCAGGTTATTTACTCCCTAGCTGAAGACACTTTCCAGGAAGCACCTCTATCCTCCTACATCTCCATAAACTCTGACACAGGAGTCCTGTATGCACTTCGATCCTTTGACTACGAACAGTTtcgtaatctacagattcaggtGATTGCCACTGACAGTGGGGACCCTCCACTCAGCAGCAATGTGTCATTGAGCATATTTGTGCTGGACCAGAATGACAATGCACCAGAGATCCTGTACCCCGCCCTCCCCACTGACGGCTCCACCGGCGTGGAGCTGGCACCCCGATCCGCAGAGCCCGGCTACCTGGTCACCAAGGTGGTGGCAGTGGACAGAGACTCTGGCCAGAACGCCTGGCTGTCCTACCGCCTGCTCAAGGCCAGCGAGCCAGGGCTCTTCGCGGTGGGGCTGCACACGGGCGAGGTGCGCACGGCGCGGGCCCTGCTGGACAGAGACGCGCTCAAGCAGAGCCTGGTGGTGGCGGTGCAGGACCACGGCCAGCCCCCTCTCTCGGCCACCGTCACGCTCACCGTGGCCGTGGCCGACAGCATCCCGGACGTCCTGGCCGATCTGGGCAGCATCAGGACCCCCGGCGACCCAGACGATTCGGACCTCACGCTCTACCTGGTGGTGGCGGTGGCCGCAGTGTCCTGCGTCTTCCTCGCCTTTGTCATCGTGTTGCTGGCGCTCAGGCTGAGGCGCTGGCACGCGTCGCGCCTGCTCCAGGCTTCAGGAGGCGGGCTGGTGGGCGTGCCGGCCTCGCACTTTGTGGGCGTGGACGGGGTGCGGGCTTTCCTGCAGACCTATTCTCAGGAGGTCTCGCTGACCGCGGATTCGCGGGGGAGTCACGTGATCTTCCCCCAGCCCAACTATGCGGACACGCTCATCAGCCAGGAGAGCTGTGAGAAAAAGGATCCTTTGTCTTTGTTAGATGATTCGAAGTTTCCTGTAGAAGATACCCTTTTGGTGCCA ATTTTGGAGGACTCCCATCCAGGAATGGTTGTGGCTCTCTTCAAAACACAGGACCAAGATTCTGGGCAAAATGGAGAAGTCACATGTAATTTAAGTAGAGATATTCCATTTAAGATTCATTCTTCATCTAATAATTACTACAAGCTGGTGACAGATGGACCCCTAGACCGAGAACAGACTCCGGAATACAATGTCACCATAACAGCCACTGATAGAGGCGAGCCGCCGCTCTCCTCCAGCATTACCATCACCCTGCACATCACCGATGTCAATGACAACGCGCCAGTTTTCCACCAGGCCTCCTACATGGTTCACGTGGCTGAGAACAACCCTCCGGGTGCCTCCATCGCCCAAGTCAGCGCCTCCGACCCCGACCTGGGGCCCAATGGCCGCGTGTCCTACTCCATCGTGGCCAGCGACCTGGAGCCACGGGCGCTGGCGTCCTACGTGTCCGTGAGCGCGCAGAGCGGCGTGGTGTTCGCGCAGCGCGCCTTCGACCACGAGCAGCTGCGCGCCTTCGAGCTGACCCTGCAGGCCCGCGACCAGGGCTCGCCGGCGCTCAGCGCCAACGTGAGCCTGCGCGTGTTGGTGGACGACCGCAACGACAACGCGCCGCGGGTGCTGTACCCGGCGCTGGGGCCCGACGGCTCGGCGCTCTTCGACACGGTGCCGCGCGCCGCGCAGCCCGGCTACCTGGTCACCAAGGTGGTGGCGGTGGACGCCGACTCGGGACACAATGCCTGGCTGTCGTACCACGTGCTGCAAGCCAGCGAGCCGGGACTCTTCAGCCTGGGGCTGCGCACGGGCGAGGTGCGCACGGCGCGTGCTTTGGGCGACAGGGACGCGGCCCGCCAGCGCCTGCTGGTCGCTGTGCGGGATGGGGGACAGCCGCCCCTCTCGGCCACAGCCACGCTGCTCCTGGTTTTCGCTGACAGTTTACAGGAGGTGCTTCCGGATGTCAGCGACCGGCCGGCGCCCTCTGACCCCCAGGCAGAGCTGCAGTTTTACCTGGTGGTGGCTTTGGCCTTGATTTCGGTGCTCTTCCTCCTCGCGGTGATTCTGGCGGTTGCTCTGCGCCTGCGAAACTCCTCCAGCCCCGCCGCAAGGGCCTGCTTTGGGTCTGCACTCTGCTCCAAGTCTGGACCCGAGATTCCCCCCAACTACAGTGAGGGAACATTGCCCTATGCCTATAATTTATGTGTGCCGGGGGATCAAACTAATCCGGAATTTAATTTTCTCACATCTGTTGATCATTTTCCAGCCACACAAGATATTCTTAACAAAGATAGCCCTTCAGGACTATTGACTAGCATTTTAATTCCTAATGCTGAAACAGATAAGAAGACTTTCAAACAG
- the LOC100466380 gene encoding protocadherin gamma-A11 isoform X20: protein MGNWLLRLDRSGLVLLYIFLKTLQESGAGHIRYSVPEETDKGFFVGNISKDLGLELWELAERRVRIISRDRMQLFALNPRSGSLITAGRLDREELCETLSSCFLNIEILVEDTLKIYGVEVEIMDVNDNAPSFQEAEIEIKVSEHATPGSRFPLPSARDPDVGMNSLQRYQLNPNRYFSLQMRGGTDGAKNPELVLEGSLDREKEAAHHLLLTAFDGGDPIHQGAVAIHVVVLDVNDHVPKFTQSVYRVSIPENLSSGTRVLMVNATDPDEGINGEVVYSFQNMESKTSEIFQLDSQTGEVLIRGSLDFEKYRFYEMEIQGQDGGGLSTTAKMLITVVDVNDNAPEITITSSTNSVLENSPPGTVIALLNVQDQDSGENGQVSCFVPNSLPFKLEKTYGNYYKLITTRMLDREQVQSYNITLIATDQGFPPLSTETHISLNVADDNDNPPTFADSSYSVYIPENNARGASFFSVMAIDLDSSENSQVTYSLVEDTIQGAPLSSYVSINSDTGTLYALRSFDYEQFRDLQLWVTAQDSGNPPLSSNVSVRIFVLDQNDNAPEILYPALPTDGSTGVELAPRSAEPGYLVTKVVAVDRDSGQNAWLSYRLLKASEPGLFAVGLHTGEVRTARALLDRDALKQSLVVAVQDHGQPPLSATVTLTVAVADSIPDVLADLGSIRTPGDPDDSDLTLYLVVAVAAVSCVFLAFVIVLLALRLRRWHASRLLQASGGGLVGVPASHFVGVDGVRAFLQTYSQEVSLTTDSRKSHVIFPQPNYADTLVSQESCEKSEPLLIAEDSAAGLGNLDSTNNQELGLVWNQL from the exons ATGGGAAATTGGCTACTGCGCCTGGACCGCAGCGGGCTGGTCCTCCTGTACATTTTCCTGAAGACGCTGCAGGAGTCTGGGGCAGGGCACATCCGATACTCGGTGCCCGAAGAGACAGACAAAGGCTTCTTCGTGGGCAATATTTCCAAGGACCTGGGGCTGGAACTCTGGGAGCTGGCGGAACGCAGAGTCCGCATCATCTCTAGAGATAGGATGCAGCTTTTCGCTCTGAATCCGCGAAGTGGCAGCTTGATCACTGCAGGTAGGTTAGACCGGGAGGAGCTCTGTGAGACACTgtcttcctgttttttaaatatagagataCTTGTGGAGGATACCCTGAAGATTTACGGAGTGGAGGTGGAAATAATGGATGTTAATGATAACGCCCCCAGCTTCCAGGAGGCGGAAATAGAGATAAAAGTCAGTGAGCACGCAACTCCGGGATCGAGATTTCCCCTTCCTAGCGCTAGGGATCCAGATGTGGGAATGAACTCCCTCCAGCGCTACCAGCTCAATCCTAATAGATACTTTTCCTTACAAATGCGAGGTGGAACGGATGGGGCCAAGAATCCCGAACTAGTGCTGGAGGGGAGTCTGGACCGAGAGAAAGAGGCTGctcaccacctcctcctcacAGCCTTCGATGGAGGGGATCCCATCCACCAGGGTGCTGTTGCCATTCATGTGGTGGTCCTCGACGTAAATGACCATGTACCAAAGTTTACACAGTCTGTATATCGAGTGAGTATTCCTGAGAATCTCAGCTCTGGAACTCGGGTGCTCATGGTAAATGCAACTGATCCAGATGAGGGAATCAATGGGGAAGTGGTGTATTCATTCCAGAACATGGAAAGCAAAACTTCTGAAATATTCCAGTTGGATTCTCAAACTGGAGAAGTCTTAATACGAGGGTCTctggattttgaaaaatatagattCTATGAAATGGAAATTCAAGGCCAAGATGGTGGAGGTCTCTCCACCACTGCTAAGATGTTGATCACTGTTGTGGATGTGAATGATAATGCTCCAGAAATAACTATCACATCTTCTACTAATTCAGTTCTGGAAAACTCTCCTCCAGGTACAGTTATTGCTCTTCTAAATGTGCAAGATCAAGACTCTGGGGAAAATGGTCAAGTTTCATGTTTTGTTCCCAACAGTCTGCCTTTTAAGTTGGAAAAGACTTACGGAAATTATTACAAGTTGATAACAACCAGAATGCTGGACAGGGAGCAGGTCCAGAGCTATAATATAACACTGATAGCCACAGATCAGGGATTTCCGCCCTTGTCTACAGAAACTCACATTTCACTAAATGTAGCAGATGACAATGATAACCCTCCCACTTTTGCTGACTCATCTTACTCCGTCTACATTCCTGAAAACAATGCcaggggagcctccttcttctcAGTGATGGCGATAGATCTGGACAGCAGTGAGAACTCCCAGGTCACTTATTCCTTGGTGGAAGATACCATCCAGGGAGCACCTTTATCCTCCTACGTCTCCATCAACTCAGACACTGGCACCCTGTATGCACTGCGCTCCTTTGACTATGAACAGTTCCGCGACCTGCAACTGTGGGTGACAGCACAGGACAGCGGGAACCCACCACTCAGCAGCAATGTGTCTGTTAGAATATTTGTGCTGGACCAGAATGACAATGCCCCTGAAATCCTTTACCCTGCTCTCCCCACTGACGGTTCCACCGGCGTGGAGCTGGCACCCCGATCCGCAGAGCCCGGCTACCTGGTCACCAAGGTGGTGGCGGTGGACAGAGACTCTGGCCAGAACGCCTGGCTGTCCTACCGCCTGCTCAAGGCCAGCGAGCCAGGGCTCTTCGCGGTGGGGCTGCACACGGGCGAGGTGCGCACGGCGCGGGCCCTGCTGGACAGAGACGCGCTCAAGCAGAGCCTGGTGGTGGCGGTGCAGGACCACGGCCAGCCCCCTCTCTCGGCCACCGTCACGCTCACCGTGGCCGTGGCCGACAGCATCCCGGACGTCCTGGCCGATCTGGGCAGCATCAGGACCCCCGGCGACCCAGACGATTCGGACCTCACGCTCTACCTGGTGGTGGCGGTGGCCGCAGTGTCCTGCGTCTTCCTCGCCTTTGTCATCGTGCTGCTGGCGCTCAGGCTGAGGCGCTGGCACGCGTCGCGCCTGCTCCAGGCTTCAGGAGGCGGGCTGGTGGGCGTGCCGGCCTCGCACTTTGTGGGCGTGGACGGGGTGCGGGCTTTCCTGCAGACCTATTCTCAGGAGGTCTCGCTGACCACGGACTCTCGGAAGAGTCACGTGATCTTCCCCCAGCCCAACTATGCGGACACACTCGTCAGCCAGGAGAGCTGTGAGAAAAGCGAACCACTCTTGATAGCTGAAGATTCAGCTGCTGGTTTAGGCAATCTTGACTCCACGAATAATCAG GAACTCGGTTTGGTCTGGAATCAGCTATAG